One part of the Chryseobacterium sp. 7 genome encodes these proteins:
- a CDS encoding GNAT family N-acetyltransferase gives MKTNRVQLKTKDNNFRSRKAIEKIGGVFEGILRKDKVLSDGSTRNAAYYSILDDEWNTTKLKIETLIKEKQ, from the coding sequence TTGAAAACCAACAGAGTACAATTAAAAACAAAAGACAATAATTTCAGATCAAGAAAAGCCATTGAAAAAATTGGTGGTGTATTTGAAGGTATTTTACGTAAAGATAAAGTTCTAAGTGACGGCAGCACAAGAAATGCTGCTTATTACAGTATTTTAGATGATGAGTGGAATACGACAAAACTTAAAATCGAAACACTTATAAAAGAAAAGCAGTAA
- a CDS encoding GNAT family N-acetyltransferase: MKEKWIAYPTILKGKTIELIPLEKEHFEELYTAAADKELWALVPTDCSDKTLFYKNYESALSERETGNQYPFVIRHKETGKLIGSTRFFEIYPADKKLEIGWTWITKEFWGTAINIECKLLENQQSTIKNKRQ, translated from the coding sequence ATGAAAGAAAAGTGGATTGCTTACCCAACAATTCTGAAAGGAAAAACCATTGAATTAATTCCTCTTGAAAAAGAACATTTTGAAGAATTATATACCGCTGCTGCTGATAAAGAACTCTGGGCACTGGTTCCTACAGACTGTTCAGACAAAACCCTGTTTTATAAAAACTATGAATCTGCATTATCCGAAAGAGAGACGGGAAATCAATACCCATTTGTAATTCGTCATAAAGAAACCGGAAAACTAATTGGATCCACACGTTTTTTTGAAATTTACCCTGCAGACAAAAAATTGGAAATCGGATGGACATGGATTACTAAAGAATTCTGGGGAACAGCCATCAATATTGAATGTAAACTGCTTGAAAACCAACAGAGTACAATTAAAAACAAAAGACAATAA
- a CDS encoding MFS transporter produces the protein MNERESFNAKMPTACFLLFFAHGLVFSSWASRIPIIKTALSINEAQLGTLLLLMPIGQLSTMVLAGKLISIYGSSGIIKRCFLLYPFFLLLIGLSPSYWTLGVVLFFFGVSGNMCNIAINTQAIEIESITKRTLLSSYHGAWCFAGLTGAVIGLLMINLHVGTFYHFAVIFILVGILWYYSKRNLTNIIHKAEPQTRSIFKAVNPTLVGLGIIGFLSMAIEGAMFDWSGVYFQTIVKAPENLVILGYTSFILMMTLGRFIGNRIIEKYGKKIVLQCCGILMSGGLFLSVFFPQLWICIIAFMIIGLGSSLSVPSVYSTVGKVSTVAPSIALSFVSSISFLGFLMGPPLIGYIAESFDLRYSYGLFACFGILLAIMAGQMKVFRKS, from the coding sequence ATGAACGAGAGAGAATCTTTTAATGCCAAAATGCCGACAGCCTGTTTTTTACTTTTCTTTGCCCACGGACTTGTTTTTTCTTCATGGGCGAGCCGGATTCCAATCATTAAAACAGCACTTTCCATTAATGAAGCACAATTGGGAACACTTTTGCTTCTTATGCCGATAGGACAGCTTTCCACCATGGTTTTGGCCGGAAAGCTGATCAGTATTTACGGAAGCAGCGGCATTATTAAAAGATGTTTTTTGCTGTATCCTTTTTTTCTGTTATTAATTGGTTTGTCACCTTCTTATTGGACGCTGGGAGTTGTTCTGTTCTTTTTTGGAGTTTCCGGGAACATGTGCAATATCGCCATCAATACACAGGCTATTGAAATAGAATCTATCACCAAAAGAACACTTCTTTCTTCCTATCATGGAGCCTGGTGTTTTGCAGGTCTTACAGGAGCCGTCATAGGTTTGCTTATGATTAACCTCCATGTGGGAACTTTTTACCATTTTGCTGTTATTTTCATTTTGGTAGGAATCCTTTGGTACTACAGTAAAAGAAATCTGACGAATATTATTCATAAGGCAGAACCTCAAACCCGTTCCATATTCAAGGCTGTGAATCCAACATTGGTTGGTTTGGGAATTATAGGATTCCTGAGTATGGCGATTGAAGGAGCCATGTTCGACTGGAGCGGAGTGTATTTTCAAACAATAGTTAAAGCACCTGAAAATCTTGTGATACTGGGATATACGAGTTTTATTTTAATGATGACTTTAGGCCGTTTTATCGGAAACAGAATCATTGAAAAGTATGGGAAAAAGATTGTTCTGCAATGTTGCGGTATTTTGATGAGCGGAGGACTCTTCCTAAGTGTTTTCTTTCCGCAACTGTGGATCTGCATCATTGCTTTTATGATTATTGGTCTTGGAAGTTCACTAAGTGTACCTTCTGTTTACAGCACGGTAGGAAAGGTGAGTACGGTAGCTCCGAGTATTGCTTTGTCATTTGTTTCCAGCATCTCGTTTTTAGGATTTTTGATGGGTCCGCCTCTTATCGGATATATTGCGGAAAGCTTTGATCTCAGATACTCTTATGGCCTATTTGCCTGTTTTGGAATTTTACTGGCTATTATGGCAGGGCAGATGAAAGTATTCAGGAAATCGTAA